AATCCGTGACTCGGGCACGAATTTAGAAGGTGTTTGAAACGCTCCCATGCTTCGGATATGGTCTCCCCGTCATCTTGTTGGAAGGATCGGATATCGGCTTTCAACTTGTCGATCTTAGATGGTGGAAAGAATCGGGAAAGGAAATTGGAACGAAGTCCTTCCCAAGTAGTGATTGAACTTGGCTCTAACGAACGCAGCCAAGCTCTAGCTTCTCCGGCGAGTGTGAGAGGAAAGACTCGGAGACGAATCGCATCATCTCGGCCTTCCTCGGTTTTGAACAGATCACAGATATCCACGAAGTTCTCCATATGCACGATA
The nucleotide sequence above comes from Candidatus Paceibacterota bacterium. Encoded proteins:
- a CDS encoding retrotransposon gag family protein; this translates as MLEPFEEPEREFRKRNKKTRANKVRPRALIFEMGEEAPMWTARRAAPTVPTNPITKPNLDKEIPGKLLHMIKDLTFDGKNDSNPIVHMENFVDICDLFKTEEGRDDAIRLRVFPLTLAGEARAWLRSLEPSSITTWEGLRSNFLSRFFPPSKIDKLKADIRSFQQDDGETISEAWERFKHLLNSCPSHG